In Rhinolophus ferrumequinum isolate MPI-CBG mRhiFer1 chromosome 3, mRhiFer1_v1.p, whole genome shotgun sequence, the DNA window gaaggaaaaagcctTCACAATTTCTGGAGCCTCCCCTGCCAGGGCTCCTGGCCCCGAGGACACGCCCTCCCCATCCCTATCTCTCTCTTGTCGATTCCAGACCCTCCATGTTCCTGTGGGTCAAAGAGATTTCTCTACTCTGGTGCTGAACAGGGACTTTTCCAGTTACTGGGGTCCAGAGACGAGGATAAGGAACTGCAAAGGCCCTGATTCCAAAGGACGCCACAAGCAGCTTGGTCAGACAGCTTCCCTGGGGGTTTTCTAAGAGGCACCCAAACTGGTCCTGCTACCCTTGTCCATCAAACTAGCCCTTTGCTCTCTCATTTTCTAGAAAAAGGCTGGTGTACAGATGGATGGTGAGGGAGAAGGGAGTTGTAGTTGTGAGGTCCAACCTAAGGGGGTTGGGTCTTTCTCTGCAGGGAACCAGAAAATTGGAGAGAgattggggttggggggggcagCTGCTGCATTCTGGGATTGTGCATGGCAGTGACGCATTCCCCAGGGCCGGGTGGTCGCCATGAAGGTGCCTGTTTTTCTGGGCAAGGGAACCCAGAACAAGCGGCATTGGTGAGGGTGGGCCTAGGGGAAGAGGCTGACCGGGAGCCTCATCTCCTACTCAGCAGTGGGGAGCCACTTCGGAGAACTCACCAATAGGTGCTTTGGGAGAGCCAGGGTTTGGACACCCACCTCATAGAGGATCTCAAAGGTTGGGCAGAAAAGGAGTGGCATCCAACAGAAAGAGCACTCCTACAAGGGTCAGGGAAGTCACACagccatttccttcttcttcatgACTGCCCAGTACACCAAGAAGTTGGAAGCGGGAGGACGAGGAAAGGGTGACAGAGAGGCACCCCGTCTTCCCCACCTCctgagatggaggaaggggagggaggcagcaggcTACCTCCCCTTCTCCACTTCAGGTGCCTTGTGCCATGAAACCTGGTCTTCAAGGGGCGCAAGGCTACCTCCCCTTCTCCACTTCAGGTGCCTTGTGCCATGAAACCTGGTCTTCAAGGGGCGCAAGGGGGAGTAGAAGAGAACACGTATTGCTAGAATTGAGCTTTTACTTGGGCTGAggattttttatttcctaataacTGAAAAGGCCTGCAAAGctgaaatttcccccaaattgtcAGTAAGAGATGGAAGGTAAGATTTGACATAATAGAATAGAGGGATATGCTAACCGTTCCCTATTTGTAGTCCTACAAAGGAAGATAATCAATAAACTGCTTTGGGAACAAGAAAAGGTTGATAATGCAATAGTTTAGGGGTTCCCAAAGggtcaggggggtggggggtgggagacgagggtgaaggggatcaaatatatggtgatggaaggagaactgactccgggtggtgaacacacaatgggatttatagaggatgtgatacagaattgtacacctgaaatctacgtaattttactaacaattgtcaccccaataaatttaaaaaaaaaaaggttgataaTGAATTTCATATTCTTTGGCTACTTTTTTCAGGCTCTTTCACTGGCCCTTCACCATTTCCTATCTATAAATGTGGGAGGACCGTGgccctcctcttttctttttctacactCAAGGGAGAGCTTTCGTAGCTCCTTGATTTTTTAAGCACTACGTTGAGATATAATGTAATCTACATCCCATATAACACACCCATTTATAGTGTCAAATTCAACGGTTTTTAGAACACTCAGAGAAGACCTCCTTGAGCAAGTGACACCGAGCAGAGCCCTGAATGATGAGAGTGTATCAACCATTAGCACAGTCAAttttagagaatattttcatgtcaAAAAGAAACCACTTACCGTTTAGCTATTACCTCCCTAttaccttttccttccctccagccctaggcacccactaatctactttctgtctatagattTCTCTAGTCCCTTCAACTTTAAACTGTCTTGACTAAGATACTTTCAAATACATCCCTAGCTCTCACCTCTCACCTGAGCACCAGGCTGATACATCAACTGCCGGCTTCATTTCTCCACTTGAGGTTCTAAAGTATCTTAAACTCAGCATGACACAATAGAGTTCTTAATTTCCCTCCTTCAAACTAGCTCCTCTTTCGGATCTACCCTACCCAATAAATGGAACCGCCATCCATCCACCTTGCTGATGAAACAGGACACCTTGGAGTCACCCTTGATTTCTCACTTTTGCTCACCTCCCACATGAGCAAATCCTGTCTTACCTCAAAATCGTACAGGGTGGGCAGGAAGTCTGACTGTCATAGACGTGAGCCACTCCATTTCTCTCCACTTCCAGGGCCTACACTCTACCCCCAGACACTGCCGTTTCCAGCCAGGACGCCCTCAGTGGTCTCTCTGCCCGTGTTCTTACCTTTCCACAATCCATCCACACAGCAGCCATTATTATCTTGAAGATAAACCACAACACACCCTGGCGGCTCTCCACGAGCTCCCTATTACActtggaataaaattcaaactccatATCATGGACGTTAGGGTTGCTGTGTGACCCTCCAACCTTCTCCTGTCCTTGTGCCCCACACTCAGTATGGACCAGCCACACAGGACTGCCTTACACAGGCCTCGTgcctcacctcagggcctttgcacatgcagtGCTCCCCACCTAGAATGCCAGGTGAAGCACCCACATTTCCACAGGGTTAGAAAACGCTCATCATTCAGGGCTCTGTCCGATGTCACATGCTCAAGGAGGTCTTCTCTGAACCCCTGTTCTTTGGCAGTTCCTCCTACCACGGAGTTACTCTCTAGTTTACCACACTGTTCTATTTTTGTAAGAGCATTTATTGGTATCTGCAATGATCTGGCTGAAGACGTGCTGCGGCCCATCATCTCCCATAAGGCCAAACTGTCTGTTTTCGCTCACCTCGGAGCCTAGAATAGCGGCGGGCACATAATCTGGGCTCAGTGAATATGTATGGCACAGATGACTGAATaaaacaaggcacagagagtcctgagtttgaatctcaTCTCCGCCACTTGCTAGCTCCGTGAACTTGGACAAGGTCAGAGGCGCGTACGGCTTTCGAGATACCATTTATAAAACGGTGGCAATAATGTTCACGAAGCTGTCTATAAACGAACGGTGCAAACTCTGTGCAACATGCTCATTGAGggattattattcttattatagCTGACGTTAGTGGAgtgcagggcagggaggagacaCCCCACCATCCCAGGGCCCCAGCAGGCCTGCTCACCTGGCGACACTTCCAGCTGGAAGCCCATCAGAGGGTAGAGGGTCCCCGAGCTGTTGCGCATACACCAGTACCGGCCCGAGTCCTGGCGCCTGAGGTCCGCCATGGTGATGTTGACCACCTTGGCCTGGGTATCGTCCTGCAGCACGTAGCGCGGCCCCTGTGCCCAGACCCGGGCAAACCCAGTCTCACACTTCTTCCTCCTGATTTTGCACCAAACCTTACCCTCCACGCGGTTTTTGCGGCTCTTATAGGAGCACTGCACAGACAGGGTCTCCCCTTCAAAATGCTGCACTTTGGAGTACACACTCTCAACAGGGGCACCTGGGGAGAACACAACTTGTTGAGCAAGGTCTGGCAAAAGAGCAGGGAGGGGGCATCTTGCAGCTTGAAGCTCGTGGTGAAGGGAGAGAAGGTGGAGATTGCCCTGCTGTCTCGGGGCTTCTGAGGGAGAAACACAGCCCTACTATGAGggacctccctccccccagtctGAGGGGGGAGGCACAGACCTCATCCTCAGGGCATTGACAATCTGATGGTGGAGACAAAGGCATAGCCTGCAGGGAGCCCCTAGTCTAATGGAGGAAACACAGGCCTGACAGTCAGGGAGCATCATCAGACCAGCCCCTTTCTTCACAGTATTTTCTAGCCTGATGGGAAAGTGCTAAAAAAGCCCCATCTTCAAAGTCTTGTGGGAAAGACCCAGGGCTTGCTCGTAGTGAGACAGATGCACAGACACAAACCCAAGTCATTAATTAAGCTATGAAATTCCAGAGCACAAACCACTTAGGTGGATAGGAAAATCCATTctcagtttttgaaaaaaataagagtagttttttatttcacaaataggTTCACATAGATATCTATTAAATAGCAAGTTGTCTTAGTTCATTCTAGGtggtgtttaattttaaaataagctagtTGCATAGATTAAATATGCCCCAAATTGCACATAAATTCCCAACGCAGTGCAAGCCAAAGAATTCTACAATTAGTCACTGCTCATTTGCAATACATTGCACTCTATGCCTAGGAATAAGATGTGGTCTGTGCACTGCATAATCCATGGTCTGGGGGGGAGGGAGTAGGTCAGAGGTGGTGAAtcaggggacagggagagggagaaagctGGGGTGGGACCCCAGAGCCTTCTgcaaacaaacacatacacacaagttaCTCCCCACTAAGCCAGAAGAGTGAGCACACAAATTGGAGTCTACATAAACATGGGTTAAAACTCTCTGGATCTACCACGGACTAACCACATGAGCAGATCACTTAACATACATGTTCCTTCGTGTGTCTCAGGTTGGCTATGAGAACCATGCCCCAGGACAGTGCCTTGAATACAGCAGGTGCTCACTGTTTGATTCCTTTTCCCAAATGCAGGTTGCTCCAGACTTTTCCACTGCAGCTCAAAACTGTGATAACCAATGGCCCggcctctgcctcagtttccaacGCAGCTCACTACAGTTAAGGCTTGGAGTAAGATAACACCCTCTCTGAGCATCACTAAACAGAATGATCCAACTCAATTATTTGGCGGGTGGGAGGTTTGGGGGACCCCAGGACGGGTCAGCACAGGAGACACTCTTCTGCCCTctctgggggaggggcatgggTGAGGTGACCTTGGAAACAGTCTCCAGGGTACTGTGTTCATTTGTGTCCACCTTCCACCCCTCTCACAGGTGATGAGGAGTGGGTTTGGCCAACCCCCACCATGGCCAGAACTGAGCAGGAAGTGGTAACTTGGTTGCCATGGTAGCAAGGAAGGCAGGATTGGGTGAGGCCCCCTCCAGGAACTTCAGCAGCTATAAGGTGGGAGAGGCCTTCAGGGATTGCTTCCCCTCAAGACTGGGGGAGTGGCATGAGCATTCTGAGAAACGGTGAGTTCAAAGGGCACACACATGATACGATGATTCCCGTAACAACCAAGCAGGCTTTTTAAAAGAGGCCAAGGGAAGAAGGCTTTTTGTGTGAGGAACTTGAGTGGCCCTGGTCAGAGGTCCCGAGGAAGGCTGGTAGATAAGAGGCCGCCTGCGGAGAGGGTCCAGAGCTTTACCTTAGTTTGTAAGATCGGGGTTCAGCTTTGCCTGGGGCCAGGAATTAGGATGGAAACTTCTCATTGGTCTCTGATAAGGAGATCTACCCTAGGGCAGccccacctccttctccctctcctccaatTCCATAAAATATTAAACAGGATCACTGGGCAAGAAAAATCGGGGAGGGAAGGTCTAGGAAATGGTCATTCGGTGCCCCCGGCCAGCCCCCCAGCTTCTCACCTGAGAGGCAGCCCTTGCcgcacagcagcagcagcagcagtaggaaTGTGGGACCCATGGCTCCATGCAGCTGGAGACGGTCACAGGCCAGCAGGGGGCCAAGACACCCCGAGGAGCCAAGGCTCGGCCGCAGGCCCATGCAGGGTTGGCTACTTCTGTCTGCCAGGGAAGGACCTGGGCTTCTGAAAGTGAAGTTGCCCATTTAGGGAAGTGAGGAAGTCACGGGACCCACTGTAACCAGCAGACCGCAGAAGCCCACTGAGCCTAGGAGAGGGTGGTGCCGGTTGCAGTTTCCGCCCTCTTCCTCGAAACTTCAGGCAGGTGTGGCTGCTCCACCCAGTCTGggcccccagcccagggagggCTCGCAGAGTCAGAAGGCGCTGTGAGCCAGACGCTCTCTGGATTGCCTCCTGGAAACTAGTACCAGAGGCGTGCCTCCTATTCTGAGACAGGGAATCCATCTAGGGAGTGGTGTGAAGTTTCCAGAACCTCAGGTACAGACTTCCCTGGAATCCTGTGGGTTCAGAGGCCCAGGGGTAGGGGCTATACCGCTGGGGCCAGGCATCTCGAACACTACATTTTTCACAAACACATGCTCACAAGAAGTTTCTTGTAAACTCacgttcattcatttatcccTCACCAAATGAATTCATTCTGgctcgctctttctctctctctctctctctctcttctctctctctctctctctctctctctctctctctctctctctctctctctctctctctctctctctctctctctctctctctctctctctctctctctctctcgacttCTGGCTGGGCTGGTCAGAACTGTCACTCATGCTCACACCCATGTCCAAATAACCCCCCTACGTGCTCAAATGCAATCGTACTTTTGTCACGGTTAGAGTGGCAGGGGTAAAAATGATGCAAATTGTAAAACTCAGAGCATAAGTTTCAGGTTCAGGGAGGGGTCCCTGTGCTCTCACATGTgggggcacacacacacacacacacacacacacacacacaagctgcCTCTCCTTTTCACTACTAACATGTCCGCTAATCTTTATTCTTCTGGCTACCTGTCCCGCTGTCCTGCCTACTTACCCACCAGCTCTCTCCATACTCCTGCTCCCTCTTGCAGGCTTCCCAAAGCAACACcattgtgcccctcccccacctcttctCCAGAAACCACACCCCCAGCCCCCTCTTCCTCTCGGTCTGGCCCTCAGCCAGCACACAGGCATGCCCACTTCACTTCCTCCCCTGCAACCCTATCTCGCCTATACAGCCGCCGGGCTCCAACTGAAATGACCCAGCATTTGGCCCAAGACCCCACCCTTCACGTAGTCCCCAGGGCCGAGAATCAGGATACACTTCTGACAACCAGGAGCTGTGTCATCTGCTCCTTTCGGGTGTGGGGACCTCATTGGAGCCCCATGACGATGTGTGCTCCCCCTACTCACCTATGTGAACTTTCTCCTCCTTTGATGGGACTCAGAATAAAAAGTTCTCAAGTTGCACGGCCACCGTCTTGAATGGAGTTGGAACCCCCAAGTCCCAAACCAAGGAAATTTTATCTTTGTTGACCCCAAAAGTCTCTTAACTTATTCATTTGTCCCTTCTTACAATCTTCTGTGCTGTGCATGGTGTGAGGTGTTGGGAGGTACAAGAATGACATCCAGTCGTCACTCCAGACCTCTCAGCTCCCAGAAGACCTACTGTGCTTTCCTCATCCACTTCTCCTTCTCCACATTTCTCCCTCAGATCCCTGAGTTCAGAGGCTATCTCACCTCTCAACACACATggtatcttccttccttcctttcctcagtCCTCAGGAAATGGCTGCAGGAGATGGAATGTCCCCCTGGGGGAACTTCATGTGCCTGGAATCCACACTGCTGTGTGCCCGGCACAGAGTGAGGCGTTGTGAAAAGTGCCATCACTGTGATAGCTGATGAGGGTGTAAGAACCCAAACATTCTCAGCTCCTCTCAGAGCGGAGGTATAAACTGGATTCAACGTTTCTTGAGCGATATTTGGAAGAATTTGTCAAAATCGCTAAAAATCTGTATACATGAGGCTTTTTGTACAAAGTAACTTAATACAGCATTAtagttttctgtgtctttctatttccatttaaaaagtaaGGTCTGCTTTACACAGAggaaaattcattcttttcagtGGAAAGTTCTGGGAGTTTAACAAACCCATAGGCATTTGTACCCACCACCATCATTATGATTAGAAGTATTCCAGTACCCCCTAAAGTTTCCCCGTGTCCCCTGGTAGTCATCTCCCCTCAGTCAGGCCCACTCTCAGTTCCTAGCGTttggccctttccagaatgttataaaaatggaatgatataATACAGCTTATTTCTTAGTATAATGCATTAGAGATAATGTGTGTTGGGTGTATCAGtagcttgttcctttttattgcaaaGTAGGATCCCATTGTGTGGACGAACCACCCTCCATATCCCAGTTGGGGGACATTCAGGTCGGCATCCAGTTTTGGGTTATTCCAGATAATACtattacaaatatttgtacacaggtttttgtatgaacataggTTTACATGTcacttgggtagatacctagagTGGGGTTGTTGGGTTGTATGGTCAGATTAtgtttaatttcaaagaaattgacaaattgttttccaatgTGGCTGTACCGttttgcatttctaccagcagtTTCCCAGTAGTTCCCTATTCTTGCTACCATTTTGATATTGTCagtgttggtttttttccccctttctaggtgtgttcattgtggttttattttgcgtttctctaatgatattgagtatcttttatTATGCTTATTCATCCTCAATATATCTTCTTTAAGGTaatatctgttcaaatattttcctcattttttatttgttttcttattattgaagtttgaaagctctttatatattctgatgtattctttaattaaataggtgttttgcaaatctttttcccaatctgtggtttgcctttttattttcttattagtatCTTTCatgagcaaaagtttttaattttgataaagtttaatatgtcattttttatcatactttttgtgtcatatctaagaaatctttgcttaattCAAGGTCAGAAAGATTTGCTTAACAGcctttttgagatataattcacataatataaaatggactcatttaaagtgtatacttcagtagtttttagtatgTACAttgagttgtacaaccatcaccatgatCCAACTTtacatgttcaccacccaaaaatGAAACTCCATACCCGTTAGCAGTCACAccctgtgttagtttcctatgacttcaaacttggtggcttcacacgcagacatttattctctcacagttctggaagccagaagttgGCAATAGTATCTCTGGACCAAGATCAAGGTACCGGCAGGGCGGCAGTTCCTCTGGAAACTCAAGGGAGGAGGCAtctcttgcttcttccagcttaaGGTGAgtgccagcattccttggcttgtgacttTGTCACTCTGCCCTTTAAGGCCAACATCTCCAGACTCTGTTCCATCGTCCCATCACCTTCTCCTTTGTGTGTTCAAATCTCCCTccgcctccctcttataaggatacaTGTCATTGCATTTCGTGCCTGGGCAAATagtccagaataatctccccatttcaaaacgcttaacttaatcacatctgcaaagacccacTTTTCCCATATGAGGTAACATTCATAggtcccagggattaggacatggatatctTTTGGGAAGCCATTTTTCCATTTGTCACACTCCCCTTTCTTACCTCTTCTCCTCCTACTGctgccccaggcaaccactcatctactttctatctttatagacttgtctattctggacatttcaaaaAAACTTAATCAAGCACTATATGGTCCTTTGCAACTGGCTTCTCTCATTTagtatagtgttttcaaggtttgtCCATGTTGTACAGTACTTGCCGCAACAAGTTATATCAGTGTCTCATTCCTTCAAATAGCTAAGTAGTATACCATTTGCATATgcatttggtttatccattcattggttgATGGGCATCTCGTTTGTTTCCATTGTTTGCCTATTATGAACCATGCTACTAtaaacattcgtgtacaagtttttgtgtggacatatgttttcatttctcttgggtatataactatgagtagaattgctggatcatatggcaattctgtaCTTACCATTTTGAATAACTGCCAGATAGTTTTCCAacatggctgcaccattttacacactcaccagcaatggatgagagttcTAGTTTCTTTACAGTCTCTATAATACTCGTTACTTGTCTTTTTTTatgatagccatcctagtgggtatgaagtactatctcactgtggttttgatttgtatttaccGAACGACTGGttgtgttgagcatcttttcatgtacgtACTTGGCATTTGTGTACCTTccttggataa includes these proteins:
- the TREML2 gene encoding trem-like transcript 2 protein isoform X4, yielding MGNFTFRSPGPSLADRSSQPCMGLRPSLGSSGCLGPLLACDRLQLHGAMGPTFLLLLLLLCGKGCLSGAPVESVYSKVQHFEGETLSVQCSYKSRKNRVEGKVWCKIRRKKCETGFARVWAQGPRYVLQDDTQAKVVNITMADLRRQDSGRYWCMRNSSGTLYPLMGFQLEVSPGYSFTSPSSPEPRRTTGLQTVSASPSNARASSAGPASVFTTAGHLPTRSPTTRLCHTSRSPLDKLPPIRYQDSYPIVLVGGLTFLSVPVVLIVVYGFWKKRHIGSYSVCRDSARPWKDPPGRSEPPWKPAWFKATYGVGELLPEGPQEARGGVKLGNYLDWSQGGG